One genomic window of Actinoplanes lobatus includes the following:
- a CDS encoding MFS transporter — MTSRRAAASIGEPGPLEGDHLFSSYRRLFAAPGAAAFTLAALPARMAISMFGVSVVIMVASLRDSYALAGSVSAAGLVVTALLAPWIARWVDRYGQSRVVVPTALFSGAGAAALVICAGAGAPVWTLFAANIVAAANPNVGSMVRARWVALHRDRPDLLHTANALEQTIDELCFMTGPVIAAFLCTAVAPQAGLTVTIVLFVTGSLALAAQRRTEPAVHGVRERGRSPLRQRGVLEIVVTFLFTGAVFGSVEVVTVAYAESLGHPSSAGVILGLFAGGSAVAGLVFGTLRVRGAAAARFLICVTAMAVLIQPVLLAGNLWALAAVLFVAGLATAPTMITSMTLVHELVPSARINEGMTLTVTGLLIGVSAGASIGGWTVEAAGAHAGYVTPTVAAGLALVAALIGFGPAVLRSRRAAVVGGPQERAEARGKPGG; from the coding sequence ATGACATCCCGGCGGGCAGCGGCGAGCATCGGCGAGCCCGGACCGCTGGAGGGGGATCACTTGTTCTCGTCGTACCGCCGCCTTTTCGCCGCCCCGGGCGCGGCCGCCTTCACCCTCGCCGCCCTGCCGGCCCGCATGGCGATCTCGATGTTCGGGGTCAGCGTCGTGATCATGGTGGCGTCGCTGCGGGACTCGTACGCCCTGGCCGGCTCGGTCTCGGCCGCCGGCCTGGTGGTGACCGCCCTGCTCGCGCCATGGATCGCCCGGTGGGTGGACCGGTACGGGCAGTCCCGCGTGGTGGTGCCGACCGCCCTGTTCTCCGGGGCCGGCGCGGCGGCCCTGGTGATCTGCGCGGGCGCGGGCGCTCCGGTGTGGACGCTGTTCGCCGCGAACATCGTGGCGGCCGCGAACCCGAACGTCGGCTCGATGGTCCGGGCCAGATGGGTGGCCCTGCACCGGGACCGGCCGGATCTGCTGCACACCGCGAACGCCCTGGAGCAGACCATCGACGAGCTGTGCTTCATGACCGGCCCGGTGATCGCCGCCTTCCTGTGCACGGCGGTGGCCCCGCAGGCCGGCCTCACCGTGACGATCGTGCTGTTCGTGACCGGCTCGCTGGCGCTGGCCGCGCAACGGCGCACCGAACCGGCGGTGCACGGCGTGCGGGAGCGCGGCCGGTCGCCGCTGCGGCAGCGGGGCGTGCTGGAGATCGTGGTGACGTTCCTGTTCACCGGCGCGGTCTTCGGCAGCGTCGAGGTGGTCACCGTGGCGTACGCGGAATCGCTCGGCCATCCGTCGTCGGCCGGGGTGATCCTGGGACTGTTCGCCGGTGGGTCGGCGGTCGCCGGGCTGGTGTTCGGGACGCTGCGGGTTCGCGGCGCGGCGGCCGCCCGGTTCCTGATCTGTGTCACGGCGATGGCCGTGCTGATCCAGCCGGTGCTGCTCGCCGGGAACCTGTGGGCGCTGGCCGCGGTGCTGTTCGTCGCCGGGCTGGCCACCGCCCCCACGATGATCACGAGCATGACGCTGGTGCACGAGCTGGTGCCGTCGGCACGGATCAACGAGGGCATGACCCTGACCGTGACCGGCCTGCTGATCGGCGTCTCGGCGGGCGCGTCGATCGGCGGCTGGACGGTGGAGGCGGCGGGCGCACACGCCGGGTATGTCACGCCGACGGTCGCGGCCGGGCTCGCGCTGGTGGCCGCGCTGATCGGTTTCGGTCCAGCAGTGCTCAGATCACGACGCGCGGCGGTCGTCGGCGGGCCACAGGAAAGAGCGGAGGCCCGAGGAAAGCCCGGCGGCTGA
- the mmsA gene encoding multiple monosaccharide ABC transporter ATP-binding protein encodes MRSITKEFPGVTALSDVSLVVRPGDIHVICGENGAGKSTLMKVLSGVHPYGSYQGTIFYQGRECRFADIRASEHAGIVIIHQELALVPGMSITENLFLGNEPRRWGRIDWREANHRALELMRLVGLNEDPDTLVRDIGVGKQQLAEIAKAFAKDVRLLILDEPTAALNETDSRHLLDLLRGFKQRGITSIMISHKLNEVEAIADAITILRDGRAIETITVAESGADEDRIVRGMVGRDLESRFPEHVPNIGEVFFEVRDWTVRHPVSAERLVCKNSSFTVRRGEIVGFAGLMGAGRTELAMSVFGRSYGVHLEGRIVKDGRETEIRSVADAIRNGLAYVSEDRKAIGLNLLDDVKTSVVAAKLSKITRRGVLDEAAQYHEAEHYRRTLRIKTPSVDEGVTRLSGGNQQKVVLAKWMFTDPDLLILDEPTRGIDVGAKYEIYGIIQRLADEGKGVIVISSELPELIGLCDRIYTVFEGTITGEIDRRDADPELLMKQMTSTKRMRTT; translated from the coding sequence ATGCGGTCGATCACCAAGGAGTTCCCGGGCGTCACGGCGCTGTCGGACGTCAGTCTGGTGGTGCGGCCGGGCGACATCCATGTGATCTGCGGTGAGAACGGCGCCGGGAAATCGACCTTGATGAAGGTTCTCAGCGGGGTTCACCCGTACGGCAGTTATCAGGGAACGATCTTCTATCAGGGTAGGGAATGCCGGTTCGCCGATATCCGGGCCAGCGAGCACGCCGGGATCGTGATCATTCATCAGGAACTCGCTCTGGTTCCCGGAATGTCGATCACCGAGAACCTCTTCCTCGGCAACGAGCCCCGCAGATGGGGGCGCATCGACTGGCGGGAGGCCAACCACCGGGCGCTGGAACTGATGCGCCTGGTCGGGCTGAACGAGGACCCGGACACCCTGGTCCGGGACATCGGCGTGGGGAAACAGCAGCTCGCCGAGATCGCGAAGGCGTTCGCCAAGGACGTGCGGCTGCTGATCCTGGACGAGCCGACGGCCGCGCTCAACGAGACCGATTCCCGGCACCTGCTCGACCTGCTGCGCGGTTTCAAACAGCGCGGGATCACCTCGATCATGATTTCGCACAAGCTCAACGAGGTGGAGGCGATCGCTGACGCGATCACCATTCTCCGGGACGGGCGCGCCATCGAGACGATCACGGTGGCGGAGTCCGGCGCCGACGAGGACCGGATCGTACGGGGAATGGTCGGCCGTGACCTGGAAAGCCGTTTCCCGGAGCACGTCCCGAACATCGGTGAGGTGTTCTTCGAGGTGCGGGACTGGACGGTCCGGCATCCGGTCTCGGCCGAGCGGCTGGTCTGCAAGAACAGTTCCTTCACGGTACGGCGCGGGGAGATCGTCGGATTCGCGGGACTGATGGGCGCCGGGCGCACCGAGTTGGCGATGAGCGTTTTCGGGCGCTCGTACGGCGTACATCTCGAGGGTCGGATTGTGAAGGACGGCCGTGAGACAGAGATCAGAAGCGTGGCCGACGCGATCCGGAACGGTCTCGCCTATGTCAGCGAGGATCGCAAGGCGATCGGCCTGAATCTGCTCGACGACGTGAAGACGTCGGTGGTCGCCGCGAAACTGTCGAAGATCACCCGGAGGGGTGTGCTGGACGAGGCGGCCCAGTATCACGAGGCCGAGCATTACCGGCGCACTCTGCGGATCAAGACGCCGTCGGTGGACGAGGGCGTCACCCGGCTGTCCGGCGGCAATCAGCAGAAGGTCGTCCTGGCGAAATGGATGTTCACCGACCCGGATCTGCTGATCCTCGACGAACCAACGCGGGGCATCGACGTGGGCGCGAAATACGAGATCTACGGCATCATCCAGCGGCTCGCCGACGAGGGAAAGGGCGTCATCGTCATCTCCTCGGAACTGCCCGAGCTGATCGGGCTGTGCGACCGCATCTACACCGTCTTCGAGGGCACGATCACCGGCGAGATCGACCGGCGTGACGCCGACCCGGAACTGCTCATGAAGCAGATGACCTCCACCAAGAGGATGCGCACCACATGA
- the mmsB gene encoding multiple monosaccharide ABC transporter permease has protein sequence MSRRRDLQKNLFGGTTSNARQFGMIFTLVAIIVFFQLMTDGLTLTSGNMIALTQQYAYISILSIGMLMVIVAGHIDLSVGSVAAFTGIVVAKAISEQGLPWPAGIALGLLVGALIGAWQGFWVAYIGVPAFIVTLAGMLLFRGGNQYIGNADTVPVPEGFRTIGAGYLPETGPDTGYNNLTLLLGLALCAAVVWREWHARRVRQRMEGAEPAPLWVSAVRLAVMVGVILFATFRFAGGRVGTSFPVSGIILAVLVIAYSFYTRNTAGGRHIYAVGGNARAAELSGVQLRRVNFLVMTNMGILAALAGMIFVARSAASGPQDGLNWELDAIAAVFIGGAAVSGGLGTVSGSIVGGLVMAVLNNGLQLIGTGADMVQIIKGLFLLGAVALDVYNKKQGRFSVIGSLMRPFRREPPRIPAPDTSTREAEFLPGR, from the coding sequence ATGAGCCGACGCAGAGACTTGCAGAAGAACCTCTTCGGGGGTACGACCTCCAACGCCCGTCAATTCGGCATGATCTTCACGCTGGTCGCGATCATCGTGTTCTTCCAGCTCATGACCGACGGGTTGACATTGACGTCGGGCAACATGATCGCGTTGACGCAGCAGTACGCGTACATCTCGATCCTGTCGATCGGCATGCTCATGGTGATCGTCGCCGGGCACATCGACCTGTCGGTGGGATCGGTGGCCGCGTTCACCGGCATCGTGGTCGCCAAGGCGATCAGCGAACAGGGCCTGCCCTGGCCGGCCGGAATCGCCCTCGGCCTGCTCGTCGGCGCGCTGATCGGCGCCTGGCAGGGATTCTGGGTCGCCTACATCGGGGTGCCGGCGTTCATCGTCACGCTCGCCGGAATGCTGCTGTTCCGTGGCGGGAACCAGTACATCGGCAACGCCGACACGGTTCCGGTGCCGGAGGGTTTCCGGACGATCGGCGCCGGATATCTGCCCGAGACCGGCCCGGACACCGGCTACAACAACCTGACCCTGCTGCTCGGGCTGGCGCTGTGCGCGGCCGTGGTCTGGCGGGAATGGCACGCCCGGCGGGTCCGGCAGCGGATGGAGGGCGCCGAACCGGCCCCACTCTGGGTCTCCGCCGTGCGGCTGGCCGTCATGGTCGGCGTGATCCTGTTCGCCACCTTCCGTTTCGCCGGCGGGCGGGTCGGCACCAGTTTCCCGGTCTCCGGCATCATCCTGGCGGTCCTGGTGATCGCCTACTCCTTCTACACCCGCAACACGGCGGGCGGCAGGCACATCTACGCGGTCGGCGGCAACGCGCGCGCCGCGGAACTGTCCGGTGTGCAGCTGCGCCGGGTGAACTTCCTGGTCATGACGAACATGGGGATCCTCGCGGCGCTCGCCGGGATGATCTTCGTGGCCCGGTCGGCGGCATCCGGGCCGCAGGACGGGCTGAACTGGGAACTCGACGCCATCGCGGCCGTCTTCATCGGCGGGGCCGCGGTCTCCGGCGGTCTCGGCACGGTCAGCGGGTCGATCGTCGGCGGCCTGGTCATGGCGGTGCTCAACAACGGGCTCCAGCTCATCGGCACCGGCGCCGACATGGTCCAGATCATCAAGGGGCTGTTCCTGCTCGGGGCGGTCGCGCTCGATGTCTACAACAAGAAGCAGGGGCGCTTCTCGGTCATCGGATCGTTGATGCGCCCGTTCCGTCGCGAGCCGCCGCGGATCCCCGCGCCGGACACCTCGACTCGTGAAGCCGAATTTCTGCCAGGAAGGTGA
- a CDS encoding substrate-binding domain-containing protein yields MRTSLHKVLAVGFVAALVASGCGSERSESGTTAPEKGFAADALIGVALPSKTSENWVLAGDLFTNGLKEAGFQSDVQYAGASTTVADQQAQITAMITKGAKVIVIGATDAAQLSTQVGQAKQSGAVVVAYDRLITNTPDVDYYIAFDNFKVGQLQGQALLDGMKSRKATGPWTIELFSGSPDDNNSGVFFNGAMDVLKPLIDRGEVVVGSGQTDVKQTATQGWKAENAQSRMDSLLNSTYAGDKTLDGVLSPNDTLARAIITSIKGAGKPIPIVTGQDSEVESVKSIMAGEQYSTINKDTRKLVTETVNMVKTLQAGNQPTVNDTKSYDNGVKVVPAYLLPPIIVTKANATEAYADDPKLSPLTK; encoded by the coding sequence ATGCGTACCTCTCTTCACAAGGTTTTGGCGGTTGGATTTGTCGCGGCCCTGGTGGCGAGCGGCTGTGGATCGGAACGCTCGGAATCGGGTACGACGGCGCCCGAGAAGGGGTTCGCGGCCGACGCGCTGATCGGCGTGGCGCTGCCCTCGAAGACGTCGGAGAACTGGGTGCTCGCCGGTGACCTGTTCACCAACGGGCTGAAAGAGGCGGGCTTCCAGTCGGACGTGCAGTACGCGGGCGCGTCCACCACCGTCGCCGACCAGCAGGCGCAGATCACCGCGATGATTACCAAGGGCGCCAAGGTGATCGTGATCGGGGCGACCGACGCGGCGCAGTTGTCCACACAGGTGGGCCAGGCCAAACAGTCCGGTGCCGTGGTCGTCGCCTATGACCGGCTGATCACCAACACGCCGGACGTGGACTACTACATCGCGTTCGACAACTTCAAGGTCGGGCAATTGCAGGGGCAGGCGCTTCTGGACGGGATGAAGTCACGGAAGGCCACCGGGCCGTGGACGATCGAACTGTTCTCCGGCTCGCCGGACGACAACAATTCCGGGGTGTTCTTCAACGGGGCGATGGACGTGCTCAAACCGTTGATCGACCGGGGTGAGGTGGTGGTCGGTTCCGGTCAGACCGACGTGAAGCAGACCGCGACCCAGGGGTGGAAGGCGGAGAACGCGCAGAGCCGGATGGACTCGCTGCTCAACTCCACCTATGCCGGCGACAAGACGCTCGACGGGGTGTTGTCGCCGAACGACACGCTCGCCCGCGCGATCATCACGTCGATCAAGGGGGCCGGGAAGCCGATCCCGATCGTGACCGGACAGGACTCCGAGGTCGAGTCGGTCAAGTCAATCATGGCGGGTGAACAGTACTCGACCATCAACAAGGACACTCGCAAGCTTGTCACGGAGACCGTCAACATGGTCAAGACGTTGCAGGCCGGGAATCAGCCGACGGTCAACGACACCAAGTCGTACGACAACGGGGTCAAGGTGGTTCCGGCCTACCTGCTGCCGCCGATCAT